A region from the Parasphingopyxis sp. CP4 genome encodes:
- a CDS encoding type II secretion system F family protein: MNFIPMILLFAGMLGFLLMLYFAFAGPNVQKAQAKRLGALRQRHAPATSQISAEAQMNRILAKGDTRMDSFAGRFIPRPEMLRTRLSQTGTTWTLSHYMMAVVAIIIVVAGLLYFQGLPLLLGLLLGTFAGLGLPHMVVGFLIKRRINKFNSKFPDAIELLVRGLRSGLPISETLTVVSQEVPDPVGTEFANVVDKMKIGQTMDEALEETAKRLGTPEFNFFCITLAIQRETGGNLAETLSNLANVLRQRSQMKLKIKAMSAESKASAYIVGSLPFIVFGLIMMINPGYMGEFFVDERLMIAGLGGLVWMGIGVFIMAKMVNFEI, encoded by the coding sequence ATGAACTTCATTCCGATGATCTTGCTGTTTGCTGGGATGCTTGGCTTCCTGCTGATGCTCTATTTCGCCTTTGCAGGGCCAAATGTGCAGAAAGCCCAGGCCAAGCGCCTTGGTGCGCTGCGCCAGCGGCATGCGCCGGCTACCAGCCAGATCTCCGCCGAAGCGCAGATGAACCGTATTCTCGCCAAGGGCGATACGCGGATGGACAGCTTTGCCGGTCGCTTCATTCCGCGCCCGGAAATGCTGCGGACACGGCTCTCGCAAACTGGCACGACCTGGACACTCAGCCATTATATGATGGCGGTAGTCGCGATCATCATCGTGGTCGCTGGGCTACTCTATTTCCAGGGATTGCCGCTGTTGCTGGGATTGCTGCTCGGCACCTTTGCCGGCCTCGGCCTTCCGCACATGGTTGTCGGGTTCCTGATCAAGCGCCGGATCAACAAATTTAACTCGAAATTCCCCGATGCCATCGAACTTCTGGTTCGCGGCCTGCGGTCTGGTCTGCCGATTTCGGAGACGCTGACTGTGGTTTCGCAGGAAGTTCCAGATCCCGTTGGCACCGAATTCGCAAATGTCGTCGACAAGATGAAGATCGGTCAGACGATGGACGAGGCGCTTGAGGAAACGGCGAAGCGTCTTGGCACACCCGAATTCAACTTCTTCTGCATCACACTCGCAATCCAGCGTGAAACGGGCGGTAACTTGGCAGAGACCCTGTCAAACCTCGCCAATGTGTTGCGCCAGCGCAGCCAGATGAAGCTCAAGATCAAGGCCATGTCGGCCGAATCCAAGGCTTCGGCCTATATTGTCGGCTCACTGCCGTTCATCGTCTTTGGCCTGATCATGATGATCAACCCGGGATATATGGGCGAGTTCTTTGTCGATGAGCGTTTGATGATCGCAGGCCTTGGTGGCCTCGTCTGGATGGGCATTGGTGTGTTCATCATGGCCAAAATGGTCAACTTCGAAATTTAA